A single region of the Dioscorea cayenensis subsp. rotundata cultivar TDr96_F1 unplaced genomic scaffold, TDr96_F1_v2_PseudoChromosome.rev07_lg8_w22 25.fasta BLBR01001939.1, whole genome shotgun sequence genome encodes:
- the LOC120257200 gene encoding extra-large guanine nucleotide-binding protein 1-like isoform X1 encodes MALSSLFFKVCDRGMCDSKSSLIQFLKKTKKNGWMSLGGILLCITGAADPSIWAEVWEFLLGCYALSTTTYRVQEVAKGGSEEGHKPHNIISPHLNVKGGTLMRNASNGNTSILINGCEITNVERKMLKWVGVQIAGNRHFWVNVDGTYQEGQKNIKG; translated from the exons ATGGCTTTATCCTCCCTCTTCTTCAAAGTTTGTGATAGAGGAATGTGTGACTCCAAATCATCCCTTATTCAA tttttgaagaagACTAAGAAGAACGGCTGGATGTCCTTGGGAGGAATTCTGCTGTGCATAACAg GGGCGGCGGACCCTTCTATTTGGGCAGAAGTTTGGGAGTTCCTTCTAGGATGCTATGCTTTAAGCACGACTACGTACAGAGTACAAGAAGTAGCTAAGGGTGGCTCGgag GAAGGACACAAGCCTCACAATATCATTAGTCCACATTTGAATGTCAAGGGAGGAACCCTCATGAGaaatgcaagcaatgggaacactAGTATTTTGATAAATGGTTGTGAGATAACAAACGTGGAGCGGAAAATGCTTAAG TGGGTGGGGGTTCAAATTGCTGGGAATCGTCACTTTTGGGTGAATGTTGATGGAACATATCAGGAGGGCCAAAAGAATATTAAAGGGTGA
- the LOC120257200 gene encoding extra-large guanine nucleotide-binding protein 1-like isoform X2 gives MFKFLKKTKKNGWMSLGGILLCITGAADPSIWAEVWEFLLGCYALSTTTYRVQEVAKGGSEEGHKPHNIISPHLNVKGGTLMRNASNGNTSILINGCEITNVERKMLKWVGVQIAGNRHFWVNVDGTYQEGQKNIKG, from the exons ATGtttaagtttttgaagaagACTAAGAAGAACGGCTGGATGTCCTTGGGAGGAATTCTGCTGTGCATAACAg GGGCGGCGGACCCTTCTATTTGGGCAGAAGTTTGGGAGTTCCTTCTAGGATGCTATGCTTTAAGCACGACTACGTACAGAGTACAAGAAGTAGCTAAGGGTGGCTCGgag GAAGGACACAAGCCTCACAATATCATTAGTCCACATTTGAATGTCAAGGGAGGAACCCTCATGAGaaatgcaagcaatgggaacactAGTATTTTGATAAATGGTTGTGAGATAACAAACGTGGAGCGGAAAATGCTTAAG TGGGTGGGGGTTCAAATTGCTGGGAATCGTCACTTTTGGGTGAATGTTGATGGAACATATCAGGAGGGCCAAAAGAATATTAAAGGGTGA
- the LOC120257200 gene encoding extra-large guanine nucleotide-binding protein 1-like isoform X3, whose amino-acid sequence MSLGGILLCITGAADPSIWAEVWEFLLGCYALSTTTYRVQEVAKGGSEEGHKPHNIISPHLNVKGGTLMRNASNGNTSILINGCEITNVERKMLKWVGVQIAGNRHFWVNVDGTYQEGQKNIKG is encoded by the exons ATGTCCTTGGGAGGAATTCTGCTGTGCATAACAg GGGCGGCGGACCCTTCTATTTGGGCAGAAGTTTGGGAGTTCCTTCTAGGATGCTATGCTTTAAGCACGACTACGTACAGAGTACAAGAAGTAGCTAAGGGTGGCTCGgag GAAGGACACAAGCCTCACAATATCATTAGTCCACATTTGAATGTCAAGGGAGGAACCCTCATGAGaaatgcaagcaatgggaacactAGTATTTTGATAAATGGTTGTGAGATAACAAACGTGGAGCGGAAAATGCTTAAG TGGGTGGGGGTTCAAATTGCTGGGAATCGTCACTTTTGGGTGAATGTTGATGGAACATATCAGGAGGGCCAAAAGAATATTAAAGGGTGA